A stretch of the Panicum virgatum strain AP13 chromosome 9N, P.virgatum_v5, whole genome shotgun sequence genome encodes the following:
- the LOC120688519 gene encoding guanine nucleotide-binding protein subunit beta, producing MASVAELKEKHAAATASVNSLRERLRQRREMLLDTDVARYSKAQGRAPVSFNPTDLVCCRTLQGHSGKVYSLDWTPEKNWIVSASQDGRLIVWNALTSQKTHAIKLHCPWVMTCAFAPNGQSVACGGLDSACSIFNLNSQADRDGNMPVSRILTGHKGYVSSCQYVPDQETRLITSSGDQTCVLWDVTTGQRISIFGGEFPSGHTADVLSVSINSSNTNMFVSGSCDATVRLWDIRIASRAVRTYHGHEGDVNSVKFFPDGHRFGTGSDDGTCRLFDMRTGHQLQVYSREPARNDNELPTVTSIAFSISGRLLFAGYSNGDCYVWDTLLAEVVLNLGNLQNSHDGRISCLGMSSDGSALCTGSWDKNLKIWAFSGHRKIV from the exons ATGGCGTCCGTGGCGGAGCTCAAGGAGAAGcacgccgcggcgacggcgtcggtCAACTCCCTGCGCGAGCGCCTCCGCCAGCGCCGGGAGATGCTCCTCGACACCGACG TAGCGAGGTACTCCAAGGCGCAGGGGAGGGCGCCGGTGAGCTTCAACCCGACGGATCTGGTCTGCTGCCGCACGCTGCAGGGCCACAGCGGAAAG GTATATTCTCTGGACTGGACTCCTGAAAAGAATTGGATAGTCAGTGCATCACAAGATGGAAGGCTAATTGTATGGAATGCATTAACAAGCCAGAAAACACATGCCATAAAGCTGCATTGCCCATGGGTGATGACGTGTGCTTTTGCACCCAATGGCCAGTCAGTTGCCTGTGGTGGTCTAGATAGTGCATGCTCTATTTTCAATCTTAACTCGCAAGCAGACAGAGATGGGAACATGCCTGTATCTAGAATTCTTACTGGACACAAGGGCTATGTATCATCATGCCAATATGTCCCAGATCAGGAAACTCGCCTTATTACAAGCTCAGGCGATCAGACATGTGTTCTGTGGGATGTTACTACTGGCCAGAGGATATCAATATTTGGAGGTGAATTTCCATCAGGGCATACAGCTGATGTTCTAAG TGTATCCATCAACTCATCAAATACAAATATGTTTGTCTCTGGCTCATGTGATGCAACTGTGAGGCTGTGGGATATAAGAATTGCAAGTCGGGCTGTTCGAACCTATCATGGACATGAGGGTGACGTTAACAGTGTGAAGTTTTTCCCTGATGGCCATAGGTTTGGTACTGGCTCAGATGATGGCACATGTAGATTATTTGACATGAGAACAGGGCATCAACTTCAGGTTTACAGTAGGGAGCCTGCTAGAAATGATAATGAACTACCTACTGTTACATCTATAGCATTTTCGATATCAGGAAGGCTACTTTTTGCTGGGTACTCCAATGGTGACTGTTACGTGTGGGACACACTTCTTGCCGAG GTGGTACTTAATTTGGGAAACCTCCAGAACTCCCATGATGGTCGGATAAGTTGCCTTGGAATGTCATCTGATGGCAGTGCATTGTGTACAGGAAGTTGGGACAAAAATTTGAAG
- the LOC120688518 gene encoding glucan endo-1,3-beta-glucosidase 7-like, with protein MGAAARKRKPASSLLPIWLLCLACAASAQPYIGVNYGEVADNLPPPEETARLLKSTAISKVRLYGVDAGLIRALAGSNISVVVGVANGDIPSLAADLAAASRWLAANVLPFVPATAISAVAVGNEVLESGDASLAAALLPAMQNLRAAAAAAGGAAAGVRFSTVNTMGVMAQSDPPSTGAFHPDIAPQLQGILGFLSKTGSPFMINPYPWFAYQSDPRPDTLAFCLFQPNAGRVDAGSKIKYTNMFDAQLDAVKSAMVRAGFGNVDIVVAETGWPTRGDAGEPGASVENARAYVSNLVAHLRSGAGTPLMPGKPVETYLFALYDEDLKPGPASERSFGLYHTDLSMAYDAGLAAGAAAGAPAAGQPRAGGGWCVARNGASDAELQADLDYACAQVGVDCGAIQPGGACFEPNTVRAHATYAMNQLYQAAGRHPWNCDFRASATLTSDNPSYGACVYTGGGQ; from the exons atgggcgcggcggcgcggaagcgGAAGCCCGCCTCTTCTCTGCTGCCAATCTGGCTCCTCTGCCTCGCCTGCGCTGCGA GCGCGCAGCCGTACATCGGCGTCAACtacggcgaggtggcggacaacctgccgccgccggaggagacGGCGCGGCTGCTCAAGTCCACGGCCATCTCCAAGGTCCGGCTCTACGGCGTCGACGCGGGGCTCATCCGCGCGCTGGCCGGCTCCAACAtctccgtcgtcgtcggcgtGGCCAACGGCGACATCCCCTCGCTGGCCGCGGACCTGgccgcggcgtcgcggtggctcGCCGCCAACGTGCTCCCGTTCGTCCCGGCCACGGCCATCTCCGCCGTGGCCGTGGGCAACGAGGTGCTCGAGTCCGGGGACGCCTCCCTGGCCGCGGCGCTGCTCCCGGCCATGCAgaacctccgcgccgccgccgccgccgcgggcggcgccgccgcgggggtcaGGTTCTCCACCGTCAACACCATGGGCGTGATGGCGCAGTCGGACCCGCCGTCCACGGGCGCGTTCCACCCGGACATTGCGCCGCAGCTGCAGGGCATCCTGGGCTTCCTCAGCAAGACCGGCTCGCCATTCATGATCAACCCCTACCCGTGGTTCGCGTACCAGTCCGACCCGCGCCCGGACACGCTCgccttctgcctcttccagccCAACGCCGGCCGCGTCGACGCCGGGTCCAAGATCAAGTACACCAACATGTTCGACGCGCAGCTGGACGCCGTCAAGTCCGCGATGGTGCGCGCCGGGTTCGGGAACGTGGACATCGTGGTGGCGGAGACGGGGTGGCCGACGaggggcgacgccggcgagcccggCGCCTCGGTGGAGAACGCCAGGGCGTACGTGTCGAACCTGGTGGCCCACCTGCGGTCCGGCGCCGGCACGCCGCTGATGCCGGGGAAGCCGGTGGAGACGTACCTGTTCGCGCTGTACGACGAGGACCTCAAGCCCGGGCCGGCGTCGGAGCGCTCGTTCGGGCTGTACCACACGGACCTGAGCATGGCGTACGACGCCGGGCTGGCGGcgggggccgcggccggggcgccggcggcggggcagccgagggccggcggcgggtggtgcGTGGCGCGGAACGGCGCGTCGGACGCGGAGCTGCAGGCGGACCTGGACTACGCGTGCGCGCAGGTGGGCGTGGACTGCGGCGCCATCCAGCCCGGCGGCGCGTGCTTCGAGCCCAACACGGTGCGCGCCCACGCCACGTACGCCATGAACCAGCTCTACCAGGCCGCGGGGCGCCACCCCTGGAACTGCGACTTCCGGGCGTCCGCCACGCTGACCTCCGACAACCCCA GCTACGGCGCGTGCGTGTACACCGGGGGAGGCCAATGA